A region from the Papaver somniferum cultivar HN1 unplaced genomic scaffold, ASM357369v1 unplaced-scaffold_125, whole genome shotgun sequence genome encodes:
- the LOC113331616 gene encoding uncharacterized protein LOC113331616, producing MGCPKSGGVQQETDADVVGDYSANTSCEADPSSLGISEYIEGERVFAYHGPRIHDAKVLKVKMQKVTEEKRYFIHYLGWNRNWDDWVGAEHLLKFTEENKKLQEELKLKQQGTGKNPVSATRKHEVHEAKKGASKDGRTKRRKSSIASLAALSTPSSTNQGVPLVSNELGSTAQSSGQSRRTVMFEQLVERDSLIGCGGYVLVYDFWVPPEHEAMYTEIVKNQGHIPSMEILPEMNTLVSLTRSLLQIADDMTKAEQVPPSAEKLKGWGKVIASAQRLNFNVNWMEVLLKEIETKVNARRAQLPSVIAKLRRNLVLLRVEAQAHAATQERLVAEVATKANVTNAAIVTNEKLLREAEEELAATQ from the exons ATGGGTTGCCCTAAATCAGGAGGTGTTCAACAAGAAACAGACGCCGATGTTGTCGGTGATTATTCTGCGAATACTAGTTGTGAAGCAGATCCTTCTTCTTTAGGTATTTCTGAATATATTGAAGGTGAAAGAGTTTTTGCTTATCACGGTCCTCGTATTCACGATGCGAAG GTCCTAAAAGTTAAGATGCAGAAAGTTACGGAGGAAAAGAGATATTTTATCCATTACCTT GGTTGGAACAGAAA CTGGGATGATTGGGTTGGCGCGGAACATTTGTTGAAATTCACTGAAGAGAACAAGAAACTGCAAGAGGAGCTTAAACTAAAACAGCAGGGTACAGGCAAGAATCCA GTTTCAGCTACGAGAAAGCATGAGGTTCATGAGGCTAAGAAAGGCGCCAGCAAAGATGGCAGGACTAAACGCCGCAAGAGTAGTATTGCCTCTCTAGCTGCTTTAAGTACTCCATCTAGTACCAATCAAGGTGTTCCTCTTGTCTCAAATGAGCTAGGTTCCACTGCTCAGTCCTCCGGTCAAAGCAGAAGGACTGTTATGTTTGAGCAGTTGGTTGAGCGTGATTCACTGATTGGTTGTGGCGGCTATGTGCTGGTGTACGATTTTTGGGTTCCTCCAGAACATGAGGCCATGTACACGGAGATTGTGAAAAACCAGGGTCACATTCCTAGTATGGAAATCCTTCCCGAGATGAACACATTGGTTTCTTTGACTCGCAGCCTGTTGCAAATTGCCGATGATATGACTAAAGCTGAGCAAGTTCCTCCTTCAGCGGAGAAGTTAAAAGGGTGGGGTAAGGTAATAGCTTCCGCTCAACGTCTGAACTTCAATGTTAATTGGATGGAAGTTCTTTTGAAGGAAATTGAGACCAAGGTAAATGCTCGGCGGGCGCAACTTCCAAGCGTTATTGCTAAGCTGCGAAGGAATCTGGTCCTACTGCGGGTAGAAGCCCAGGCACATGCAGCTACTCAGGAACGGCTTGTAGCTGAAGTTGCAACTAAAGCTAATGTGACTAATGCTGCAATTGTTACCAATGAAAAGCTACTTCGTGAAGCAGAGGAAGAACTTGCAGCTACCCAATGA